The segment attttgaaataaaaatttatttttgagtttACTAAACAATATTCGTGCAGGTTTTTAATTCCACTTTCATGATGAGTGTATTTCGGACGGAAACTGGGAATTCCCAATGGTCTCCGAAATTACGGCGAgacaaagaaatttttctggAGCTGGACGAtacctaatttttatttgtgtggcAAAAGTTTTGTGataatatgcaaataattgGTTATgcgtgcaaaaaaatcaaaattgttaatGGACAATAATTCTTAAAGTATAAatatcgaaataaaaaattaaacgccaaattaataagttgaacttttaaaattagcaaaatggCTAATTGTAAGCTCTGCGTACAGTACAAGAAGGTGTTAGTTAATGTCAATGATAGTTTGCCTTTCTGAATTAATCCACACAGAGCTTAGCCAGtcatttagtttaattttgaattattaccTATTCTCTGTACATTTTAAGTTTCCAATATGGTTTGACTTCAACAAATATCTGAGATTTTTACTCCTGTTTGTACTTACATGCTTATTTTCCTCGCTGATGTGGAGAGCGCTATCAACATATAGACTTAAACTATAGGGAATGTCTTGAAATACTTTTATGTaatcaaactttttaactatgactaaaattttcatatgacgaaaaacaattaattaataataaattgactgATGTTGATGTTCAATCAATTCAGTCAATTATTTAGTCATAGATATAGACTTGATCAGTTTCTAACGCGAAttgatattgaaataaaaatgcatgcgACTAATTGATATATAcgtaaaaaattggaatgtatgtcatttttattaatcataaATTGCCTTATCATATATATCGACTTATTACATCGTTTTTAGTACCATGAATCTCCATTGTTCATCAGTCAGAtcatcacaatttttattggttaCGTGACTTTTGTTATGTACGAAATTCTTAGATTAACATCGAATTATACGAGAAAAACAGGAACAAGGAAGCACCAGCGCTAAAATAAATGAGCGCACACCTATAGGAAGTAATGCAAGACTgattttcagagaaaaatctatttataaAAGTCTCAGGAGGATACCGAAATTTGGCAAGTTGTCAAacggtaaaaaatttacagcatcTTTTTCTCCCTCTCCTCGGGTGGTACAGGGTTAGGCTCGTTCCTGGCGAGCTGCTGGAACTGAGAGCTGACGAGCGGAATGGCGCCATCCACTCTGTACCTGATGCCGAAATCGGCCAGGGTCTGCTCCAGGATGGGGTACATCTGGCGCAGGCGGAAGTGGTCCACGGTGGGCATCAGGTGGTGCAGCGTGTGATGCCCAAAGTTGCACAGCACCAGCACAAAGTGCCACCAGCTGCCGGAGCTGGAGATGTCGCCGTCGGTAGACACGCTGACGCCGTTCAGGTCGCCGCGGTCGATCACGCAGTCCACCTGCGCCAGGCCCCAGTCGCGGTCTTTTCGCGTCGCGTCGCCGTCGTGAACCACCTCAGGGTGGTGGTGGCCGGCGTTGATGCTTGTCAGGGAGTAGACGAAACTCGCGGTTaactgcaaaagaaaaataaagtgaataaaaatctGGACCTGATTGATCATTAGATTTTGTAACTACAGATCATTATCTGCGGATTAAAGGAACAATCGCTGATTAAAACAAagcttttcattaaaaaaaactctgaaaTCGTTAAGGATGAAGCCTTGTTATTCATTTCCTATCAAATACAaggattaaaatcaaattaccaaTACTATATCAGATGattggagaaaaaatttaattacgttAATAGCTATTCCTTCTGTAAATTGAAGCTTGcagcttagaaaaaatttggGGTAAATTTGTGCCAAgttagaaaaagaaaacaaaatattttaaagaggaatttaCGGCATTGTTCTTGTaaagaaatcagaaaaaagcaaaaattattgcaatacAATGACGGTATTCTtgtattctttttattatattttttttcaagaaatgcCCTCCACGTGTTGGTCTTGATtgttattatcattatttttttaacttctgcGTTCAGCAATCTCGTGGGCCATAAGACCACCAGGTCCCAAAAAACACCGCCGAATGGATAACATAGGACCCGAATGGCCGTAGAGGAGCTCGGGCCCAAGTTAGCAATCTTTTCGcttccccgcaccgaggtctttgattgaaacgccagacatttgtccctaaagcggctagaaaggtgcgaaaagtgtcgagtcggcgccggtgcacCTCCCGCCAACCCATTGAGCTTTTTGAGCATGTCAAATCGCTTAATTATATAACCACCCTTTGCGATCACTGACGCTATTATGCTAAAATATCatccattgctttgacactcctaaGAATGCGAGCAAACTGgcacatggaaaaaatatatctcttaAATAGTGAAACGAATTTTCTGCTTCAGagctaaaaaaagaaaagcattttgttatgttaatttatcatataaatttatgatttcagCTTATCAGCCTTTTTTGACGTTATTTCATTCAAGCCTAGTTACCTAATagttaaattgttataaaaattaactcacaATCATAACGGGCCAAAGGTAGAGACTTGCGGGCGACACTAGGCCCATAGCGGCGGGCACGAGCAGGGCTGAAAGGTCGTTGAGGTCAGGACCATGCGAGATCACCCTTCTGGCGAACTCGGAGGGGAACATCAGGGCGTAGACGATAGGACTAATCAGCCAGCTGGCGTATCTTTCGAGCACGTTCTTCTCAGGACGCGGCAGCCAGGGCAGCCACGGCTCAAGCAGAGATACCTCAAGGTCAAGCACGCTGTTCGGGTACAGGTGGTGGCTCAGGGTGTGGTAGATGCGGAAGTGCTTTGCTGACAGCATGCTCAGGTTCACGTAATAGCGACGCCACTCGTTCCGCATATGCACAAAGTTGTGCGCCGCGCCTGTGTTGCAATccgtattttaattatagctatataacaattaaatataataacagAGCAGCCACTTATctcaattgtattttaatcgTTTCCATAAGTTACGCGTATGCAATTAAAACGACGACACATGTGATTTTTTGTatgataacaataatttaaaaggttcAATGCCTCTGCTTCTTTCAAGGATTTGGAATGGCTGAACAGTTACTAATTATATATACtatacttaatatttttaaaggcaTTAAATCAGCAGACATGTCTGGAGTGCACaaccgaaataaaaaaatgcgtttcaggtatattttgtcaaattttgaatattttcaagggCTTTGAAGATGTTGAACTTGAAAGAATCATTAACTCACAAACAGTGAACGCAAGCAAGACTCCAGCGAGCATGGCGAAGTCGATTGATGACTTGTACGCACTGATAAGGGTGCAAACGACGAAGGCGGAAAATAGTGAGTCGGTGACTAGTTTTGACTCTGCTGACGGACCCTTGAGCTGCGATGTGGAGAATTTCTGCAGGACTCGCGTCTTGAACGTGTTGTAGAACCCGTCCGGTAGGAACGTGTATGGTGAATTTCTatacagtaaaattttcatcataaaacaaattttagagCTCCAATAACTTActcatattaaatatattaatttgatcaaataaaaatccaacGTCGTAAAATTAgtcgaataaattttttctaaaccTGTACGGAGTAGAATCTtacttgaattaaattaatagtttcAAATTGGTCTTTATAATGGTTCaaagggctattttgccctaTACTTAATAAGAGTTGAGAAACAGATCATTCTTTGAAGTCGTAAGTTGATCAAACTTATAAGGTTTTCAATAAATCCgagttttttttgctctttttatccctgtccgaggaccggaggaccgggaagggcgcgcactgcactagcacgaatgctgaaacccgggtcccaataacaccgcgaacggataacatgggcgcaccaggccgcacagggacccagcccactcaagggccacttgcctccgcaccgaggaccgCATTGAAACGCCAAagcacgcatgctggaaaggtgcaaaccagcaagtagcgagtcggcgccggtgcgcctcccagcccgttgagcaatttgagcaattcgagtcactaaactaaccacttttggccatttctgacattgggtagccagtattagatctctgaactgctcaaatacctctcattgctttgacactcctgagagtgccttaacaatgcgagccaaagGGCTGGTTCAATTAAGTAAAGTAAAGTAAAGTATGAAATTCCTATTTGTTGTTTTGCAATTGAAAAACGGACTTCATCTTCCTTCCGCTgtcatttatttctcatttcaaCCTaagattttatgaaaaaaaacgtaattaaataaaaatagaatacaTAATTGATAATTCTATGACAACGCGCAATTCAAtcctcttaaaaaaaaaattcgcctACCTGCGTTCACTGATCGGGCGCACTTTGTACTTGTCCAGCATGGCACGTGGCAAGCTGGTCAGGTGGTGCACCTCGAAGGCCTCCGTGATGTCCGTCCCCTataattaagtaaattatCTACATGATCGCACAGGTCTTTATtggcatatatatatttattgattttactaTGTACTGTTGCAACGCTTTTTTTCATCGAGTTACACCTTAGTAAGCTGGAGCCAGTCGGCGCCGCCAGGATGCGAGTCGACGAAGGTGGAAAAGTCGTAAAGGTGGTCGTGAATTCGCCAGAGGCCGTGGGCGCCGTCGTCCTTGCGCCGTCCCTCTAGCCAGCTG is part of the Cloeon dipterum chromosome 1, ieCloDipt1.1, whole genome shotgun sequence genome and harbors:
- the LOC135948170 gene encoding cytochrome b5-related protein, encoding MAPRGSSFPGLWKYPSNRDIWAKSSISWLEGRRKDDGAHGLWRIHDHLYDFSTFVDSHPGGADWLQLTKGTDITEAFEVHHLTSLPRAMLDKYKVRPISERRNSPYTFLPDGFYNTFKTRVLQKFSTSQLKGPSAESKLVTDSLFSAFVVCTLISAYKSSIDFAMLAGVLLAFTVCAAHNFVHMRNEWRRYYVNLSMLSAKHFRIYHTLSHHLYPNSVLDLEVSLLEPWLPWLPRPEKNVLERYASWLISPIVYALMFPSEFARRVISHGPDLNDLSALLVPAAMGLVSPASLYLWPVMILTASFVYSLTSINAGHHHPEVVHDGDATRKDRDWGLAQVDCVIDRGDLNGVSVSTDGDISSSGSWWHFVLVLCNFGHHTLHHLMPTVDHFRLRQMYPILEQTLADFGIRYRVDGAIPLVSSQFQQLARNEPNPVPPEEREKKML